A single window of Candoia aspera isolate rCanAsp1 chromosome 3, rCanAsp1.hap2, whole genome shotgun sequence DNA harbors:
- the TFAP2A gene encoding transcription factor AP-2-alpha isoform X2 — translation MLVHSFSAMDRHDATSNGTARLPQLGTVGQSPYTSAPPLSHTPNADFQPPYFPPPYQPIYPQSQDPYSHVNDPYSLNPLHAQPQPQHPGWPGQRQNQDTGLLHTHRGLPHQLSGLDPRRDYRRHEDLLHGPHGLSSGLGDIPIHSIPHSLEDVPHVEDPGINIPDQTVIKKGPVSLSKSNANAVSSIPINKDALFGGVVNPNEVFCSVPGRLSLLSSTSKYKVTVAEVQRRLSPPECLNASLLGGVLRRAKSKNGGRSLREKLDKIGLNLPAGRRKAANVTLLTSLVEGEAVHLARDFGYVCETEFPAKAVAEFLNRQHSDPNEQVTRKNMLLATKQICKEFTDLLAQDRSPLGNSRPTPILEPGIQSCLTHFNLISHGFGSPAVCAAVTALQNYLTEALKAMDKMYLSNNPNSHTDNSTKSSDKEEKHRK, via the exons ATGTTAGTTCACAGTTTCTCAGCGATG GACCGCCACGACGCTACCAGCAACGGGACAGCCCGGCTACCCCAGCTGGGGACTGTGGGCCAGTCCCCCTACACCAGCGCACCTCCGCTCTCCCATACACCGAACGCTGACTTCCAGCCGCCCTATTTTCCTCCTCCGTATCAGCCCATTTACCCGCAGTCTCAAGACCCGTATTCCCACGTTAACGATCCGTATAGCTTGAACCCTCTTCACGCCCAGCCTCAGCCCCAGCACCCGGGCTGGCCGGGACAGAGGCAAAACCAGGACACGGGGCTTTTGCATACGCACCGCGGACTTCCCCACCAGCTCTCCGGCTTGGATCCCCGAAGGGATTACCGGCGGCACGAAGATCTCTTGCACGGACCCCACGGCCTGAGCTCAGGACTAGGAGACATTCCCATTCACTCGATACCTCACTCGCTGGAAGACGTGCCG CACGTAGAGGACCCCGGTATTAACATCCCAGATCAAACTGTAATTAAGAAAG GCCCCGTGTCCCTCTCCAAGTCTAACGCCAACGCCGTCTCCTCCATCCCCATCAACAAGGACGCGCTCTTCGGCGGCGTGGTGAATCCCAACGAGGTCTTCTGCTCGGTGCCCGGCCGCCTGTCTCTGCTCAGCTCCACCTCCAAATACAAAGTCACCGTGGCAGAAGTTCAGAGGCGCCTGTCCCCGCCGGAGTGCCTCAACGCGTCTCTGCTGGGCGGAGTGCTTCGGAG GGCAAAATCAAAAAATGGAGGGAGATCTTTGAGAGAAAAACTGGACAAAATAGGATTAAATTTGCCAGCCGGGAGACGTAAAGCTGCTAATGTTACCCTGCTGACATCACTAGTGGAGG GAGAAGCCGTGCATCTCGCGAGAGATTTTGGTTACGTCTGTGAAACAGAATTTCCTGCCAAAGCAGTAGCTGAATTTCTCAACCGACAACATTCCGATCCAAACGAGCAAGTCACAAGAAAAAACATGCTTCTAGCGACGAA ACAGATCTGTAAGGAGTTCACCGACCTGCTGGCTCAGGATCGATCTCCACTGGGGAACTCTCGGCCCACCCCCATTCTGGAGCCGGGCATCCAGAGCTGCCTGACCCACTTCAACCTCATCTCTCACGGATTTGGCAGCCCTGCTGTATGCGCCGCAGTTACTGCCCTGCAGAACTATCTCACTGAGGCGCTCAAGGCCATGGACAAAATGTACCTCAGCAACAATCCTAATAGTCACACAGATAACAGCACCAAAAGTAGCGACAAAGAAGAGAAGCACAGAAaatga